A stretch of Acidobacteriota bacterium DNA encodes these proteins:
- a CDS encoding type II toxin-antitoxin system VapC family toxin, whose amino-acid sequence MSASCSSRSCSSKSSPRHLLLWALADHRRLPREARRLIDEHDVLVSAASVWEVAIKAALGKLHADPLAVQQALEPSGFDELPVTAAHAAAVASLPPHHRDPFDRLLVAQALAEHLVLITTDAQLAPYGDVVRRL is encoded by the coding sequence GTGTCGGCCAGCTGTTCGAGTCGTTCCTGCTCCAGCAAGTCGTCGCCCAGGCACCTCCTCCTCTGGGCGCTCGCAGATCACCGCCGGCTTCCCCGTGAAGCGCGACGCCTCATCGACGAGCACGACGTCCTTGTCAGCGCCGCGTCCGTGTGGGAGGTCGCCATCAAGGCCGCACTCGGCAAACTGCACGCCGATCCGCTCGCCGTACAGCAGGCGCTCGAGCCGAGCGGGTTCGACGAACTGCCCGTCACCGCAGCACACGCCGCAGCCGTGGCCAGTCTGCCGCCGCACCACCGCGATCCGTTCGACCGGCTGCTCGTCGCCCAGGCACTCGCCGAGCACCTCGTCTTGATCACGACCGACGCCCAACTCGCACCCTACGGCGACGTCGTCCGTCGGCTGTAG